The DNA region GTGACCTTTGCAATGGTGTTTTCTGAGCACTTAAATTGTAAATAATATCCATTTTCTCTGCACAgacctggagaaggagctgaaaaggaaaatttctggtATCTCTTATGGGTATTTATTCCCATCTGAGAGACAAAAGCATTTCCCCAAGGAACTGGAGTTAATTCCCTTCTTGTGTTTTTCCTGCCAGAGAAAATGCTCCATGGTGTAAATGGAGATGAAGGAGCAAAAGCCATTTGAAAACACTGCTGGTAAATTAAAGTTTTGCCATATTTGCTGGGATAATTTAGCGTAATTCCCTGCTAATGAATTAATGCACCACTTCTTGTTCATTATAGCTTTCCTAATTTGATTGGAGCTCTAAGTGCTAGCTAGCTTCATTACCAgcaaatattaatgtaataaagCAGATTTTGGTGGAGTCCTTCATTCCTAGTGAGCTTCATACCCAGATgatgtgctggggaagggctgggaggaagaggaaggtcaGGGATGCTGTCCACCAGTGCGGCTTCATGGGTGTCCATCAGCTTCTGTGAGCACAGCATCATCTCTTGGCGGCCATAGCCAAGGGCTATGGTGTTGCTGCATCCCTAGCAGAAAACACCCTGTTTCCCTGCAGCATCGCAGCCTTACAGGGAGGAAAACCAGAAGCCAAAAATTATGTAATTGCATTAAATTCATCAACAATTGTTGTCTCATCAGTGGAGCGAAGGGAATAGCCCCACCACAgccctggctttgctttttaataaatatagcttgctctttaataaatatattgtaagaaaggtaaagaagaagaaagcagagcacaGGTGACATTTGTTTCTGAAGGCTGTGGCTTTGATGGCCACACAGGGGAAAACATCACTCTGCAGCCCCTTGtacttctttttcatcttcttccccCCCATAAACTTGCACCAGAGGCTTTGGCCAAGGCTGATGCTGGGATGGGGGATGCACAGTCCTAAGGAGCCTTCCCACCATCCCccctgtgtggctggggagccaGGAGGGACAGAACCAGCTCTGCCTCAATTGTATTCTTAGATGCAAATGGCTCCATACATAATTTAAGCTCTGAGTTGCTTACACTGAGTAATCATTTCTGCTCCAACtaagaggggatggggagggtcagctttcttttttcaagccttttttttgttgttttctctcaaAAGTGTTTCCTAAGTGCTCAATGAAGAGATTTTCCCATGCTGCATTGAGCATCTGCCGGAGCCTGAGATCTGGACGTCGTCCAGCATCCCAGAGGTAATCATGGATGATGTCCCAGGGCACTACATGAGCCAACAAGTggggaaagaaatttttttaaatccattgtTTGAGGCGATAGGTGCTAGTTGTGAAAAGACATGTTTTAATGTAAAGCTGAGATGGGGAAGCAGGTATGAGGTTATGAGGTCCCAAACCTGGTCCTGACACCTCCTGGGACTTTGGGCACAGATCTTGATGAACACATTGGGTCCCACCTGGCTcaggtggccttggggacacaGGTCTGCTCCCCCTCAAGGCCAGGGCATCACTGGACCCAGCGGCAGTGCTCCTTATTGTGGGCTGGCGCCAATGCCTTTgatttttcctggggttttttttcctcccttctaaGAGACCcaaagttttaattatttatttggagCGTGATTAATGTTTTGTCTGACGTTGTTCTGCCAGGGGAGCCCCGGTACATTTTGGTTTAGCAAGATCTAATTAAGAAATCCCATCAAGCATGTCATCCCTTGTCTTACAAGTACCTCTAGGGCTCCTCCGGCATGGCTGTGTTTCAGCAGGCTCAGCTGGACCCAATGGCTCTGGGGGTCTGGGGCTCTTCTGGGGGGTGTTGCCCTGCAAACAGGGGGTGCTCCAGCCAAGCACCCCTTGTCCCAGGAGTCAGATTGCTGCTGCCTCCAGGGTATGGACGTAAGAAGCACTTTTGGTCTCAAATTTGCCCTTTCTGGCTGCATTTTGGGGGTGATGCTCTCCTCCTGAGAGCAGGATGCGGCTAGGCTGAAACTGCCCGGTCCCCACATCCCCACTGGGGATGAAGCATGGGCTGATGACAACATTCACCCACGGAGGTGATGTGACATGGGGCCACCACAGCATTGGCGCCTAGCACAGGTCTCCAAAGGGGCAACAAGGACGGAGGCAGCCCCTGCGTGGGGCAcacgtgtgcgtgtgcatgcatgTACGCATGTGTGCCCACTGCCACCCAGTGGTGGGAGAGCACCCAGCTGTCAcccaggaaaatgcattttataagGCGAGATAACAcagtaaataaatatacattaccCATTGGCGTAGCAAGGGCCATATCCAGGTACTGAAGGGTTGAGCTCCAGGAAGGgtggctgctggggaagcaggttttgctggggtggtggtggtggagctgcctgcacagtgctcAGCTCAGCATGTCAGGCAGAGGTCTGGCCTCCCATGGCCTTGGGGGCATTAAATGGCCTGGGCAgccccacctgggacccccacctgcaccctgcccatggccccaGGAGCCCATTTAAGCTCAGCCTGGGGTTGTCGGTCGCTGCttgagctgtgctgcagggatgctgctctccagccatgCCCATTGACCACAATCTTATTCCTGCCTCgccttggacctgcctcatccTCATCACCTTGCCTGATGCTCTGAGCTCCCCATTTAAACCAGTTTCCCACTCATCTCCCCTTGATCTCTTGCTGAGGGTGGGGTGAAGGCTCCTACCTGCTGCCAGGTGTCTATCCCAGGTCTCCATcgctttctttccctctcctggcagagcaggaggttTTCTTCAGGTGTTTGGCTGACACCACTCCATCCTTGGGTTACCAGCCCCAGAGGAGGCTGGAGCCCACCATGAGCTGCTGGCTGAGTTGCTCATCCCATGAGGATGGAGAAGCTGCCCCAACTGCCAATCAACTGGCAGCCATCCTGTGGTATAGAGGCCTCCAGCAAGCTGTGAAATTACAGACTGGCAAGTGCTAGGATCAAATGAGGATTAATTAGCATGCCATGGCCATGAGCACCCATTTCGGGCTCATGTCTGTCTGGGCTTGGCTTATACATCTCCATCCTGTGGCTGCCAGGAGGGCtcggctggcagagcccagagaGGAACGTGAACGGGGGAGCCGCTCTGGTTGGGGTTTGAGTGCCAAGCTGCATCAGGGTGAATCCATAACCCAGCACTGAGTCACCGAGTGCCCTGATCCATGGCTTGGGGGTGCCCCTGAACCCACCCTTCTCCTCCAGTGGGGATGCCCTGGGCTGAGGGCAAAGAGGTgaagggatgcaggatgctgcaggatgctgtgaTAACGCCCTGGGGAGAGAGGGCTGGGTTTGTGCTGGGGACGGGCACAGTTTTGAGATTCTGTGAGCAGCATGGGTATGCTCTGCTTGGTGCAGGGCTTGCGTGCTCCTCACCTCCTCTCTGTGCAGCCTTTCCTTGTGAGGAGATAGCAGCCGCCAGTGAGTTATCTGGCTCTGAGGCAGGAGAtaagcagagctggggaggatgCAACCCCTGGCTTGCTAGGAAAATCAAGCTGGGAAGGCGCAGCCAAGCTGCACCAGCCCACAGGAACCGCAGCCTTTGGGAGAATGCTTCTTTTCTCCCCATGGAACAGAGCACCCTGGCTGGaagggtgaggatgaggagggaagaGCCTTGGTGGCCCCCTTGCAGATGGATTTAACTCCTGAAAGCTGGAAGGGGAGGCTGAAGGAGTGCTCTTCTTGCAGCTATAAAGCATCATCATCATACAAAGCACCAGTACATCACTTGCAGTAATTCAGCTGTGGAACAGCAAGGAACAAATAAGACAAGATGCTGTACATTAGCAGAGGCAGGAGGCATAGCCTCTACCTTCAAAAACAAAGCATTTGTCTTCCAGCCGCAGCGAGCAACCAGccctgagcggtgcaggggggCCAGCTAAAAATCCAGGGATGCTTTTGCCAGCTGATGAGCTACAAGGGGGCTGGTCATAGCCTGGTCTGAGCCAGGGCTATGTGAAATAAAGCCCATTACTGTGGGGGGAGAGGCTGCTGCAGTCCCTTGAAAGCGGCCGCAACAGATTTGAGCAAAAAAGCTGCATCTATGTATGGGGACAGCTTGGTTTTTGGCTTCCCAGGGGTGGTCAGGATGAGTGCAGTGACCCAGGGGTGCAGTATGGGCTCCTGTTCCCTGCAGAACCGGCCTTCCCAAAGCCCAACCCCAAGCCGGAGCTCTTCCTTAGGCTGGAAAATATCCCATTATCCACTTTGATGGCTGCCTTTCATGTCAGCAAGCTCAGAAGTGAAGTCTCCAGGCAGTTGGGGGCTATTTTCAGCCCTCACCAAAGCGAGACATAGCGAGATGGCTTCTTCTAGGGGGAAACTTCCCAGCTGGATTTTGCGAGCTGGAGGGATTGGGTGAGCTCGAAGGAGTTTCTTCAAAACACAAACCCCAGCAGAGCCTCTCATAATTCAGGTCAACTCGAACAGGAGCCGTGGGGAGGGTCAGAACCAGAGGATTAGAATGTGAAGCTGAAATTCTGCTTCAAACCCTGGCTCTGGCCAGAGCAGCTACCAATCATCCTTCTTGGCCAAAAATCAGCAGGATGCATAGCAGAGGTACCTGCCATTCTGGGTCGCTGGCCAGCCCGTGTCCTTGTTTTATTTGCTGATGGTTTCTTTATTGCTTCTTGGAGGAAACACGAGCCCTTTGCCCCTTCCTTTGCTGTCTCTGGCAACTCTCTGGTTGCTGTTTTGGGTGTTCCTGAACAGGTTTTGGTGTCTGGGGAGAAGCTGGGGATGGAGGACAGGGGCATTgccaggatgctgtgggggaAAGCTCATTAATTCATATATGATGTCAAGAGAAAGACAACGTGTTTTCCCAGTCCAGCTCTGGCTGCATTCCTCATCACCCTCCCCATGGCCACAGGCTAACCCCAACGAGCTGGATCTTGTCCCTGCGAGAGCAAAGTCCGTTAATTCATCATTAATAACTAGGTTGGTGGTGCAATTAATGACATCATTAATAACTTTGTTATTGGTGTAACAAACCCATTTTTACTAGTTTGAATGGTTTCTCCCTATTTGCGTTAATAATCATTCCCATCTTCATGAATTTTAcgctaaaaaaaccaaacccagcaggTTTTCCTGCtaaataataatagcaaaaccCCTCtgggtgtgcagaggagcagcaaggaCATGGCCCGTGGTTCTCCGTATATCAGCGGTGGCTTTTATTACCCCTTACCCGAGCAAATGGGAGCGGAGGAATTGCCCCTGTCTCTGTTTACCCCTGTTTTATGGAGGTTTTCCATCCATGCGCCCGAAAGGTTAATACAGCGCTTACTGCCGCCGTCACTTAGATTTATCGGAGAGCATGAAATAAAGCTTGCACGGCTGTAAATTCATTCTTAATAGAAACATGGGGGAAGAAGCTATTACCCTTGTCCGtacagccctggctgcagcaatTGGCTTTAAATCCCTGGCCCCAAGGTGAGTGGCTTTGCCCTGAGCTGTGCAGGAGCCTGAGCTTTGCATCCCCACaccatgcctcagtttctcctctggCTGCTTTTGCAACTTGTTCCAGGGCTGCAGGTGATGGAGGTGCCCCCAAATCCGGATCAGCTGAAAAGCGTCTGCTTGtgcagctctggctgctctgaATTTTTGCCTCATGCTCTTCCTGGCATCCTTCGGGAGGAGTTATTAAAGAACAAAGCTACATCTATTAATCATGCTTTTACAATGAGGCCAGGCTGTAAAGAGCtcataaaaataagtaagtaacCAGCTGTTGACACATGGAGTACTGGCGGGAGTGGAGAGGAGTTGTCCCATCCCACGTCTCCCCATGCCAGAGCTGGGTGAGCCCGGCTGTCCCCTCTCTGGGATGTGGGATGGGCACATCCCATCCCTTGGTGGCCCTTTTTGTGGAAAAACAAGAGGTTAAGGCTCCCCTCGGGGTCCCAGCGCTGGGGGTAGGAGGAGATGTGGAGGAAGATGATGCATCAGCATCATCAGCCCCATGGTCCCCTCTGCAgggctcttccctctcccagcttTGACAAGGGCTGAGATGTCCCAGTGGGGACCCAGACGGATGCTCTCTGGATCAGAGGCACTGAACCCTCCCAGGCTCTGCACATTGTGGGAACATATGCTGATCCTCCAGGTGATGCCATGTCCCTTGGGTcctaaaaactaaaaaaaaaaaaaaaaaaccaaaccacaaacccctaaataaataaataaaaaaaagtaattcaacaTAATTTGGGTGAAAGGCTTTTTTCCTGCTATGATTTGGGTTGAATTCAGAGTCTTTTGATCCCTGCTGTTTCCTCTTTGATGGGCATTTTGCACAAGCATCCCTCCCCTCTGATAGTGATTCTGGGTGGCAGCGAGGGTCCCAGCTCCGGGGTGACACTCAGGGTGGCACTGGGAAAAGTCTTGAAATGGAGCATCTCTGACCTGGATTAAAAATAAGGAGtcatggtggtggttttttgctGCCAGGCTTGGAAAAAACACCGTCGTGCCCCATTGTGCCAGGGATGCTTGAGGGCTGGCAGTGCAAATGCATCTCTGCGGGAGGAAGAGCCGATGGGGAGGGCACAGGGTGTTTGTCTCCAGGACCAGGTGCTGCACCGACCCCTTTGGATGCTGAAGGCTTCGGCAAAACCTGGAAGCCAAAAAAAATGCCAAGGGTGGATTTGGAGGCCCAGATTCCTTCATTTTTTAGAGAAAATccacctttccccccccccaaatcagggctgcagcttttgaaatgcaaagccaGAAGCGGGTACCTAAAGGAAAGCTGGAGACGTTTTGTGCATCAGTTTAAAATGATTGCAAGGCTTCAGGGTCACTAATATTTCCCCTGGACCTGGTATAAAGGATGGAAATTGGGAAGGGGGGTTCCTCACCCTGactcctcagcactggtgtggtTTTGCTCTCTGCAAGCCCCCCTCGATCCATGTAAACCACTTGGGCCATGTGCCAGCCGGGGAGGTGACAGCTCCGGTGacatccctgctctgctcagACATTGAATATGGCAAAGCGGATCACACCATCTCTTTTTAAGCCAAACAGGGATAAAATGTCCCAGGGAGGGACATTTGCCCTACCCTGGCCCAGCCAcctcccccccagcatccccacatccccatccatcccctgGCCACGACCTCAGATGCGCTGGCTCTCCCCTCCATATAGGCTTCCCTCTCTTggcacatatatacatataatatatatatgttattgttattatttctccATGACGGATGGTTTATTGATCTGAAGCTTCTGTCCacaaaaaaaacagtttaaaattccCTGAGCCTTGAAAATGACGGGTAGGTAGTTGGGACATTTGTCTTCTTTGCCACcttttcatgttaattttattattagtattgatttatttaaatatatatttatatatttttttttttctgtccctcccCAGGAATCCCCCCATCCACCCACCCTCCCCAAATCCGTGCGGTGGAGCTGGcgtcagtttttatttttaattttctgcttggCCGGGATATAAGGCAGCACCGTCTGGGTGCTTTTATCAGCTACGGTTTGCGTGCTGCTGTTCCTCGTCAGCCGCCGTGCTGGGGgtccaccactaccaccaccgGTGGAAGGATGCTTTGAGGGTGGCCCCGCCAGCACCTTGCGGCCGGGCTCCTCAGGGCCATCATCCCCTGGGGACACTGTGCTGTCACCATCCCGGTCGTCATCGCAGCACAGAGCGTGGTAAAGCACCTTGTCGCTGAATCGGACCCGTTCCCGTGTGCCGGCCGGCCTGTGATGTGGGATCTTCTGGCCGGCTGTCGCACCAAAGGCTTCCTCGCTGGATGAATCCGGGGTCCCACCACCCCGGGGACCATTGGTGATGGGGATCCCCCCGTTCATCAGCCGGTAATCGGGCTGGCGAGCCGAGGGGGGCTGTGGCTgcggccgggggggctcgggACCATCTCCTGGGTCGGAGGGTGTGGAAGCATCCAGGAAGGAGCAGAATTCCCAGCTGTCGGAGAGGATGTCGGAGGCGGCGAAATCGAGGGGTCCCAGCTCGAAGGCGCCTCCCCCCTTCTcgctgctggaggtgctgctggctgtTGCCGTCGTCCAGTCGTCCGGCTCCAGTTCGAACTCGAAGTCGGACGTCAGTCGGTCGATCTGGCTCACTAcctgcagacagacagatggatggatgggcaGAGAGAAGCTGCTGGATGGGACCCTCCTGTTTTTGCTCTGTAATAACACATCTCTAAATCTCTGCCATTTCCCCCGGCATCACCAGTGTGATGAGTTGGGAGGTCTCAGCCCAGGTGGAGCTGCTCCCGGAGCCACTCAGCAGGGACCGAAGCCCACCTGGCAGCACAGCCACCTATGGGCCCCAAGCAGGCGGTGAAGCCTTGGGTGCCCCTGGGTGCTCAGCGTGGCAGGATGGGCCCTTCCCAGGGTGGCCCTGGGGCCTGCCTTGTCCCCCGGGACCCTGAGTGCCACTCCAAATCCCTGCACATGTGGTGTCCCTTGGTGACTTGCACCCATCCATGGGGAGCCACCAGCAACCGCCACTTCCTCCCCCTGgaaaaggcagctctgcaggtggggaaactgaggcaggggtgGAAAATGTCCCAAGGCTGTGTGACAAAatgcagagcagcacaggaaggtcgggggctgcggggacagcactgtcaccccctgccctggctgggatGCTGGCGGGCTCGGTCCCCAATCTGCCATCTCTTGCAAGGTGCTGAGTATATCAAGGCCCATGGTGGCTTGGGGACGGGGTTGTGGCCCTGCCACGCCACAGGGGACAGACCTCACATGGGGCATGAATAAAACAAgcccttaaaaattaaaaataatagatgtAATGTCCTAGCTGAGGTTCAAGCCACgggcagggctggaagggaaaggaagggaggaaggaccTCCTTCCTCCTATGGCTCCCATGGACCATGGTCTCCATCTAATGACCTTGCCAAGGTTTCGGATGCAAGAGGCTCATCACTCACCTTGAAGTCTTTAATCCCATCCAGCTCAAGGGCTgcccagcactgagcacagcacTAATCCTGTGCAGGGTACCCCAAACCCACCGAGCACCCACTGCTGTGGCATCTGGCTGGAGCCATTGCTATGTCTCTGGGAG from Mycteria americana isolate JAX WOST 10 ecotype Jacksonville Zoo and Gardens chromosome 6, USCA_MyAme_1.0, whole genome shotgun sequence includes:
- the INSYN1 gene encoding inhibitory synaptic factor 1; translated protein: MDSQTCQDRQPSDHPSSSSSNCSSSKSNCERERIRSRMKMVIGQLEGILQELKEVAKELREVVSQIDRLTSDFEFELEPDDWTTATASSTSSSEKGGGAFELGPLDFAASDILSDSWEFCSFLDASTPSDPGDGPEPPRPQPQPPSARQPDYRLMNGGIPITNGPRGGGTPDSSSEEAFGATAGQKIPHHRPAGTRERVRFSDKVLYHALCCDDDRDGDSTVSPGDDGPEEPGRKVLAGPPSKHPSTGGGSGGPPARRLTRNSSTQTVADKSTQTVLPYIPAKQKIKNKN